A region from the Kineothrix sp. IPX-CK genome encodes:
- a CDS encoding ABC transporter substrate-binding protein: MKKKFLSVILATAMVATMAGCGSATSAPAAAEPAAETAPAEEAAPAEEAAEEVAEEPAAEEASDDLIVVGYAQVGAESDWRTANTESFKTTFTEENGYQLIFDDAQQKQENQIKAIRSFIQQEVDYIVVAPVVETGWETVLEEAKEAGIPVILSDRMMDVSDDSLYECWVGGNFEKEGADAAAWLKTYLEGQGRGDEEINIVTLQGTIGASAQVGRTDGFASGMQDNWVMLDKQTGEFTQSKGQEVMESFLKQYPDIDVVVCENDNMAFGAIDAIKAAGKTCGPEGDITIISFDAVAAAFDAMIAGDLNAAFECNPLHGPRVAEIIQKLEAGESVEKIQYVDEAYFDTSMDVAAIKETRAY, encoded by the coding sequence ATGAAAAAGAAATTTTTAAGCGTTATTCTTGCGACAGCAATGGTAGCAACTATGGCGGGATGCGGCAGCGCTACTTCTGCACCGGCAGCGGCAGAACCTGCAGCAGAAACGGCACCGGCAGAGGAAGCTGCTCCCGCTGAAGAAGCTGCTGAGGAAGTGGCGGAGGAGCCGGCAGCTGAGGAAGCTTCCGACGATTTGATTGTTGTGGGCTATGCGCAGGTTGGTGCTGAATCCGACTGGAGAACGGCTAACACGGAATCTTTTAAGACGACTTTTACGGAAGAAAACGGCTATCAGTTGATTTTCGACGATGCACAGCAGAAGCAAGAAAACCAGATTAAAGCAATTCGTTCCTTTATTCAGCAGGAAGTTGATTATATCGTAGTAGCTCCCGTAGTTGAGACCGGATGGGAAACCGTTTTGGAAGAAGCTAAGGAAGCAGGCATTCCGGTAATTCTTTCCGACAGAATGATGGATGTTTCGGACGATTCTTTATATGAGTGCTGGGTAGGCGGTAACTTCGAAAAAGAAGGCGCTGATGCGGCAGCTTGGCTGAAAACATACTTAGAAGGACAGGGAAGAGGAGATGAGGAAATCAACATCGTTACTCTTCAGGGAACAATCGGTGCTTCCGCTCAGGTTGGACGTACAGACGGTTTCGCAAGCGGAATGCAGGACAACTGGGTTATGTTAGACAAACAGACCGGCGAATTCACACAGTCCAAAGGTCAGGAAGTTATGGAGTCCTTCTTAAAACAGTATCCTGATATCGACGTAGTTGTTTGCGAGAACGACAACATGGCATTCGGTGCAATCGATGCTATCAAAGCAGCAGGTAAGACATGCGGACCGGAAGGCGACATCACGATCATCTCCTTCGACGCAGTGGCAGCAGCTTTCGATGCAATGATCGCGGGCGACTTGAACGCAGCATTCGAGTGTAACCCGCTTCACGGACCTCGTGTAGCTGAAATCATTCAGAAGCTGGAAGCCGGCGAAAGCGTTGAGAAGATTCAATATGTAGATGAAGCTTACTTCGATACATCCATGGACGTTGCAGCGATCAAAGAGACACGCGCATATTAA
- a CDS encoding sugar ABC transporter ATP-binding protein: MENSRKENKIVLTMRHINKNFPGVVALEDVDFTLRAGEIHALMGENGAGKSTLIKVLTGVEEFETGEIIIDESPHPIINKSPQEAQANGISTVYQEVNLCPNLTVAENLFIGREPKKFGAIDWKTMNKKSKEVLGSLDINIDVTKTLDNYSIALQQMIAIARAVDMSAKVLILDEPTSSLDDGEVEKLFALMRKLKAQGVGIIFVTHFLEQVYEVCDRITVLRNGALVGEFEVEKLPRVRLVAEMIGKDFDDLAAIKKSGEGAGKVGEEVVIDAKKLYHTGTIKPFDIQIHKGEVIGLTGLLGSGRSELARAIYGADKADGGDLFVKGQKLLVGAPIDAMQAGMAYLPENRKEEGIISDLSVRENIIIALQAKKGIFKQLSKKEQEEFTDKYIDLLKIKTANREVPIKQLSGGNQQKVILGRWLLTNPDFIILDEPTRGIDIGTKTEIQKLVLKLAGEGMAVMFISSEIEEMLRTCSRMAVLRDGWKVGELGDSELSQEGVMKAIAGGGSDE; the protein is encoded by the coding sequence ATGGAAAACAGCCGTAAGGAAAATAAAATCGTATTGACGATGCGCCATATTAATAAAAATTTCCCCGGAGTTGTAGCCTTGGAAGACGTGGACTTTACCTTAAGGGCAGGAGAAATACATGCTCTTATGGGAGAAAACGGCGCGGGAAAATCAACATTAATCAAGGTGCTCACCGGAGTAGAGGAGTTCGAAACGGGAGAAATAATAATAGACGAAAGCCCCCATCCGATTATCAACAAATCGCCTCAGGAGGCGCAGGCAAACGGCATCAGTACCGTATATCAGGAGGTCAATCTTTGCCCGAACCTTACTGTGGCGGAAAATCTGTTTATAGGCAGGGAACCGAAGAAATTCGGGGCAATTGACTGGAAAACCATGAACAAAAAGTCTAAAGAAGTTTTAGGCAGTCTGGATATAAATATAGATGTAACAAAGACGCTGGACAATTACTCTATAGCTTTGCAGCAGATGATAGCTATCGCAAGAGCGGTGGATATGTCGGCAAAGGTTCTCATTCTGGATGAACCTACATCCTCTCTGGACGACGGAGAGGTGGAGAAGCTTTTTGCCTTAATGAGAAAGTTAAAGGCACAAGGAGTAGGAATTATATTCGTTACCCACTTTTTAGAGCAGGTATATGAGGTGTGCGACCGCATAACGGTACTTAGAAACGGTGCTTTGGTGGGTGAATTCGAAGTGGAGAAGCTGCCCAGGGTACGTCTCGTTGCTGAAATGATAGGTAAGGATTTTGACGATCTTGCCGCCATCAAGAAGAGTGGAGAGGGAGCGGGCAAGGTCGGCGAAGAAGTGGTAATCGATGCGAAGAAGCTGTATCATACGGGAACGATCAAGCCCTTTGATATTCAAATCCATAAGGGTGAAGTGATCGGGCTTACGGGCCTTTTGGGTTCGGGACGCAGCGAGCTGGCGCGGGCAATCTATGGTGCGGATAAGGCTGACGGCGGGGATCTTTTTGTAAAAGGACAAAAGCTTCTGGTCGGTGCGCCCATCGACGCGATGCAGGCGGGAATGGCTTATTTGCCGGAGAACAGAAAGGAAGAGGGAATTATTTCGGACCTTTCCGTAAGGGAGAACATCATTATAGCTCTGCAGGCGAAAAAGGGTATATTTAAACAGCTTAGCAAGAAGGAGCAGGAGGAATTTACCGATAAGTACATAGATCTTTTAAAGATTAAGACGGCGAATAGAGAGGTCCCGATCAAACAGTTGTCGGGGGGGAATCAGCAGAAAGTGATCTTGGGAAGATGGCTCCTTACCAACCCCGACTTCATCATTCTGGATGAACCCACCAGAGGTATCGATATCGGTACAAAGACGGAGATCCAGAAGCTTGTATTGAAGCTCGCGGGAGAAGGCATGGCGGTTATGTTCATTTCCTCCGAAATCGAAGAGATGCTTCGCACTTGTTCAAGAATGGCGGTTCTAAGAGATGGCTGGAAGGTAGGAGAACTGGGAGACAGTGAGCTTTCTCAGGAGGGTGTCATGAAAGCAATAGCAGGAGGTGGAAGTGATGAATAA
- a CDS encoding ABC transporter permease, with amino-acid sequence MNNAKKTFKRLTGYKLFLPFLCLALVLLINVIKTPTFFAITINNGVFYGYIIDVINRASELVILAVGMTLVVAASGGTDISVGAVSALAGALCCFVLSGGQQTVNEYHAPYILGVLAAMAVGIVCGAWNGFLVAKMKIQPMVATLILFTAGRGIAQLITDGQMIYVRVDHFKKLGAFIGGVPLPTPVFAAILVVMLTMLLLKKTALGLYIETVGINAKAARLVGLNSTMIQFLTYAYCGLCAGIAGLIITSRVYSIDANNAGLNMELDAILAVALGGNSLGGGKFSLAGSVIGAYTIQALTTTLYAMGVSADQIPVYKAIVVVIIVSLQSPELSKIWKNAKKKIGGGARKKVA; translated from the coding sequence ATGAATAATGCAAAAAAAACATTTAAGAGGCTGACAGGATATAAGCTTTTTCTGCCGTTTCTATGCTTGGCGCTGGTGCTTCTTATTAACGTCATCAAGACGCCCACCTTTTTTGCGATAACAATTAATAACGGAGTATTTTATGGATATATTATCGATGTCATAAACCGCGCCAGCGAGCTGGTAATCCTCGCGGTAGGTATGACGTTGGTGGTTGCGGCTTCCGGAGGGACGGATATTTCCGTAGGAGCGGTCAGCGCTCTGGCAGGTGCCCTCTGCTGCTTCGTGCTTTCAGGCGGTCAGCAGACGGTAAACGAATACCATGCTCCCTATATACTGGGAGTGCTGGCAGCGATGGCGGTAGGTATCGTATGCGGGGCATGGAACGGGTTTCTGGTGGCGAAGATGAAGATTCAGCCTATGGTTGCCACTTTGATCTTATTTACGGCCGGCCGCGGTATTGCACAGCTTATCACGGACGGACAGATGATCTATGTGCGCGTGGATCATTTTAAGAAGCTGGGAGCCTTCATCGGCGGAGTTCCCCTTCCCACACCGGTATTCGCAGCGATTTTGGTAGTAATGCTGACAATGCTCCTGTTGAAGAAAACGGCGCTGGGCCTTTATATCGAGACAGTAGGTATTAACGCGAAGGCAGCAAGATTAGTGGGACTGAATTCCACGATGATACAGTTCTTAACTTATGCTTACTGCGGTTTATGTGCCGGTATCGCGGGACTTATCATCACTTCCAGAGTATATTCTATCGATGCCAATAATGCGGGTCTGAATATGGAGCTGGATGCGATTCTGGCAGTGGCACTGGGAGGAAACAGCCTGGGCGGCGGTAAATTTTCCTTGGCTGGAAGCGTGATCGGAGCTTACACGATTCAAGCGCTCACCACTACCTTATACGCCATGGGCGTATCGGCAGACCAGATTCCGGTATATAAAGCTATCGTAGTTGTGATTATTGTATCCTTGCAGTCTCCTGAGCTGTCGAAGATTTGGAAGAATGCTAAGAAGAAAATCGGCGGCGGCGCCAGAAAGAAGGTGGCATAA
- a CDS encoding ABC transporter permease subunit produces MKKFKLEGNQFLLLITILLFFIMYAIGLIVFKDNNFGRLQVFLNLFISNAGLIVIAVSMTMVLITGGIDISVGSVVAMTCMLLAWMMEKKGIGAVPAVIIVLLVGIVFGLVQGFLIAYLKIQPFIVTLAGMFFARGMTAIISTEMISIKNELFLSWAQEKLYFPFGGYVNKKGVIINPYIYPSVVLALLVLVIVFIMLKYTKFGRSVYAVGGNEQSALLMGLNVRRTKLKVYIIDGFLAAFGGFLFGLNTCSGFVEQAKGFEMEAIAGAVIGGTLLTGGVGNVIGSLFGVLIKGTIETFITFQGTLSSWWTKITIAALLAFFIILQSLFAKAKEKRK; encoded by the coding sequence ATGAAGAAATTCAAACTGGAAGGCAATCAATTCCTGCTTCTCATTACGATTTTGCTGTTTTTTATCATGTATGCCATCGGATTGATCGTATTTAAAGATAATAATTTCGGAAGACTTCAGGTATTTTTGAACTTGTTTATTTCCAATGCGGGTCTGATCGTCATTGCGGTATCCATGACGATGGTGCTCATTACCGGAGGAATCGATATTTCGGTAGGCTCCGTAGTGGCCATGACTTGTATGCTTCTGGCGTGGATGATGGAGAAAAAGGGTATTGGAGCGGTGCCTGCTGTTATCATCGTACTTTTGGTGGGAATAGTTTTCGGGCTGGTTCAGGGATTCCTCATTGCATATCTGAAGATTCAGCCGTTCATCGTTACCTTGGCGGGAATGTTTTTTGCGAGAGGTATGACGGCTATCATAAGCACGGAGATGATAAGTATCAAAAACGAACTGTTTCTAAGCTGGGCGCAGGAGAAATTGTATTTCCCCTTCGGCGGTTATGTGAATAAAAAGGGCGTTATCATAAATCCGTATATTTATCCGAGCGTTGTTCTGGCGCTGTTAGTGTTGGTCATCGTATTCATCATGCTGAAATATACGAAGTTCGGACGGTCTGTCTACGCAGTAGGCGGTAACGAGCAATCTGCCCTCTTAATGGGACTTAATGTAAGAAGAACGAAACTGAAGGTGTATATTATAGACGGATTTTTGGCGGCCTTCGGCGGATTCCTATTCGGCCTGAATACCTGTTCCGGTTTCGTAGAGCAGGCTAAAGGCTTTGAAATGGAAGCGATTGCAGGTGCAGTAATAGGAGGTACTCTTCTTACCGGCGGCGTAGGTAACGTCATCGGCAGCTTGTTCGGCGTATTGATCAAAGGAACGATAGAGACGTTCATTACCTTCCAAGGGACCTTGTCCTCTTGGTGGACCAAAATCACGATAGCAGCATTGCTAGCCTTTTTCATCATACTCCAGAGCCTATTTGCCAAGGCGAAGGAGAAACGCAAGTAG
- a CDS encoding transketolase — MENLELQKKANEVRKGIVTAVHSAKAGHPGGSLSAADVFTYLYYEEMNVDAQNPKMENRDRFVLSKGHTAPGLYSTLAHKGYFPVEDLKTLRKLGSYLQGHPDMKHIPGVDMSSGSLGQGISAAVGMALGAKLDGKDFRVYTLLGDGELQEGQVWEAAMLAGHRKLDNLVAIIDNNGLQIDGKVDDVCSPYPIDKKFEAFNFHVINADAHDFDDLRRAFKEARETKGMPTAIVVHSVKGKGVSFMENKAAWHGTAPNDEQFAVAMADLERIGEELCQK, encoded by the coding sequence ATGGAAAATTTAGAATTACAAAAAAAAGCCAATGAAGTGCGAAAAGGAATCGTTACAGCGGTTCACAGTGCAAAAGCCGGACATCCGGGCGGCTCGTTATCAGCGGCAGATGTATTCACATATCTGTACTATGAAGAAATGAACGTAGATGCGCAGAATCCGAAGATGGAAAACAGAGACAGATTCGTATTGTCCAAGGGACATACGGCACCGGGTTTGTATTCCACATTAGCCCACAAGGGTTATTTTCCTGTGGAGGATTTAAAGACACTGCGCAAACTGGGTTCGTATCTGCAGGGACATCCGGATATGAAGCATATTCCGGGAGTGGACATGTCCAGCGGTTCCCTGGGACAAGGAATATCGGCAGCGGTAGGAATGGCACTGGGAGCTAAATTGGACGGTAAAGATTTCCGCGTATATACACTTCTGGGAGACGGAGAGCTTCAGGAAGGACAGGTATGGGAAGCGGCTATGCTCGCCGGGCACAGAAAGCTGGATAACCTGGTAGCGATTATAGATAACAACGGCTTACAGATTGATGGTAAGGTAGACGACGTATGTTCTCCCTATCCGATAGATAAAAAATTCGAGGCATTTAATTTCCACGTAATCAATGCAGATGCGCATGATTTCGACGATCTCAGAAGAGCGTTCAAAGAGGCTCGCGAAACGAAAGGTATGCCTACGGCAATCGTTGTACACAGCGTAAAGGGCAAAGGCGTTTCCTTTATGGAAAACAAGGCGGCATGGCATGGCACAGCGCCTAACGACGAGCAGTTCGCGGTAGCGATGGCAGACTTGGAAAGGATTGGTGAAGAATTATGTCAGAAGTAA
- a CDS encoding transketolase family protein: protein MSEVKKIATRESYGNALAELGAEFPNLVVLDADLAAATKTSVFQKAFPERHIDCGIAECNMVGIGAGLSTVGKIPFVSTFAMFAAGRAFEQVRNSLGYPHLNVKIGATHAGVTVGEDGASHQCNEDIALMRTIPGMIVMNPADDVEAKAAVRAAIEHEGPVYLRFGRAACPIINDRPDYKFEIGKGTLLREGTDVTIVATGICVSSALEAAEKLAEEGVSAEVINICTIKPLDEELIIASAKKTGKVVTAEEHSVIGGLGSAVCDALSAAAPTPVKKIGMQDVFGESGPAMALLEKYGLDGTGVYKSVKEFIGK from the coding sequence ATGTCAGAAGTAAAGAAGATTGCAACGAGAGAAAGCTACGGCAACGCGCTTGCGGAGCTTGGCGCAGAATTTCCTAATCTGGTAGTTCTGGACGCTGATTTGGCGGCGGCTACAAAGACCAGTGTTTTTCAGAAGGCTTTCCCCGAAAGACATATAGACTGCGGAATCGCAGAATGTAACATGGTAGGCATCGGAGCAGGACTTTCCACAGTAGGGAAAATCCCTTTTGTCAGCACTTTCGCAATGTTTGCAGCAGGACGTGCTTTTGAGCAGGTGCGCAACTCTCTGGGTTACCCTCATTTGAACGTAAAAATAGGAGCGACTCACGCGGGCGTTACCGTAGGGGAGGATGGAGCTTCCCACCAGTGCAACGAGGATATCGCGCTGATGAGAACGATTCCGGGCATGATAGTTATGAACCCTGCAGACGATGTGGAAGCAAAAGCCGCAGTAAGAGCTGCAATCGAGCATGAAGGACCGGTATATCTGCGTTTCGGAAGAGCAGCCTGTCCGATTATTAACGACAGACCTGATTATAAATTTGAGATAGGAAAAGGTACCTTGCTCAGAGAGGGTACTGACGTAACTATTGTAGCTACGGGAATCTGCGTAAGCAGCGCTCTGGAAGCGGCTGAGAAGCTTGCGGAGGAAGGCGTCAGCGCAGAAGTGATCAATATCTGCACTATCAAGCCTTTGGATGAGGAACTTATCATAGCATCCGCGAAGAAGACAGGCAAAGTGGTTACCGCTGAGGAGCATTCCGTAATCGGAGGACTTGGAAGCGCAGTATGTGACGCATTGTCTGCAGCAGCACCCACGCCGGTTAAAAAGATTGGTATGCAGGATGTATTCGGAGAATCCGGACCGGCTATGGCACTGTTGGAGAAATATGGTCTGGATGGCACAGGCGTATATAAATCGGTAAAAGAATTCATCGGAAAGTGA
- the rpe gene encoding ribulose-phosphate 3-epimerase: MLILSPSILAADFSVLGKQIKEVHEAGAQYLHVDVMDGSFVPSISFGMPVISSIRGVSDITFDVHLMITSPERYIEEFAKCGADIITFHLEAVQDPGVVIDKIHALGKKAGLSIKPATPIEAVLPCLDKLDMLLVMTVEPGFGGQAYIPESTERIRQARKFVEERGLDTDIQVDGGINADNVHVVLEAGANVIVAGSSIFRGDIRRNVKDMLNAFEAFQK, encoded by the coding sequence ATGCTGATATTATCACCGTCTATTCTGGCAGCAGATTTTTCTGTTTTGGGAAAGCAGATAAAGGAAGTGCATGAGGCAGGAGCACAGTATCTTCACGTGGACGTCATGGATGGAAGCTTCGTACCTTCCATATCCTTTGGGATGCCGGTCATCAGCTCTATACGGGGGGTGTCGGATATCACCTTTGATGTACACCTTATGATTACATCGCCGGAGCGTTATATAGAGGAATTTGCGAAATGCGGAGCGGATATTATCACCTTCCATCTTGAAGCGGTGCAGGACCCCGGAGTCGTAATCGACAAGATACACGCCCTGGGAAAGAAGGCGGGTCTATCCATAAAGCCTGCGACTCCTATAGAAGCAGTTCTCCCATGTTTGGACAAGCTGGATATGCTGTTAGTAATGACCGTGGAGCCGGGATTCGGCGGACAAGCCTACATTCCTGAGTCCACAGAGCGCATCAGGCAGGCCCGTAAGTTTGTGGAGGAAAGAGGCCTTGATACGGATATTCAGGTGGACGGCGGCATCAACGCAGACAACGTACATGTCGTACTGGAAGCCGGAGCGAATGTGATTGTGGCGGGCTCATCGATTTTCAGGGGCGATATAAGGCGGAATGTGAAGGATATGCTGAATGCGTTTGAGGCATTTCAAAAATAG
- a CDS encoding methionyl aminopeptidase, with product MFKKLERNEPCWCGSGRKYKTCHEAFDDKVLRYQMEGHMIPDRDMIKTKEQIDGIRESGKINIAVLDYVAANIRENISTEEIDRMVYEKTTELGAVPAPLHYDGYPKSTCTSINSQVCHGIPSKDVFLKNGDIVNVDVSTIYKGYFSDSSRMFCIGEVEEQAAKLVRVAKECMEKGIEQVKPWNFLGDMGEAVHSHALQNGYSIVREIGGHGVGIEFHEDPFVSYVTKKGTETLMVPGMVFTIEPMVNMGASEIYIDDDNGWTAYTDDGKPSAQWEVTIAVTEDGYEILAY from the coding sequence ATGTTCAAAAAATTGGAAAGAAACGAGCCCTGCTGGTGCGGGAGCGGAAGAAAATATAAAACCTGTCATGAAGCCTTCGACGATAAGGTCCTGCGCTATCAAATGGAAGGTCATATGATTCCCGATAGGGACATGATCAAGACGAAGGAACAGATAGATGGTATTCGGGAGAGCGGTAAGATCAATATTGCGGTACTCGATTACGTGGCAGCTAACATACGGGAGAATATATCCACAGAAGAAATAGACCGCATGGTATATGAGAAGACTACAGAGCTCGGCGCTGTTCCTGCCCCCCTTCACTATGACGGATATCCGAAGAGCACATGCACCTCCATTAACAGTCAGGTATGCCATGGAATTCCTTCGAAAGACGTGTTCCTGAAAAACGGAGATATTGTCAACGTAGATGTATCCACGATTTATAAAGGTTATTTTTCCGACTCCTCTCGCATGTTCTGCATCGGAGAAGTAGAGGAACAGGCTGCTAAGCTCGTCCGCGTGGCGAAGGAATGCATGGAAAAAGGAATTGAGCAGGTAAAGCCGTGGAACTTCCTCGGAGATATGGGAGAAGCTGTTCACAGTCACGCACTTCAGAATGGCTACAGCATAGTCCGTGAAATCGGCGGGCACGGAGTAGGAATAGAGTTCCACGAGGACCCTTTTGTAAGCTATGTGACCAAAAAAGGGACCGAAACCCTTATGGTGCCCGGTATGGTGTTTACCATAGAACCTATGGTCAACATGGGGGCAAGTGAAATCTACATCGATGACGATAATGGCTGGACTGCCTACACCGACGACGGAAAACCTTCCGCTCAGTGGGAAGTTACCATAGCAGTCACTGAGGATGGATATGAGATATTAGCATATTAA
- the metG gene encoding methionine--tRNA ligase, giving the protein MSKGKYYITTAIAYTSGKPHIGNSYEIVLADSIARFKRKDGYDVFFQTGTDEHGQKIEIKAQEAGVTPKEYVDNVAGTIKDLWNLMDTSYDKFIRTTDTYHEKQVQKIFRRLYEQGDIYKGAYEGMYCTPCESFWTESQLVDGKCPDCGGEVKPAKEEAYFFKMSKYADRLIAHINEHPEFIQPVSRKNEMMNNFLLPGLQDLCVSRTSFKWGIPVDFDEGHVVYVWLDALTNYITGIGYDCDGNSTEQYKKLWPADLHLIGKDIIRFHTIYWPIFLMALGEELPKQVFGHPWLLQGDGKMSKSKGNVLYADDLADFFGVDAVRYFVLHEMPFENDGVISWELMVERLNSDLANTLGNLVNRTISMSNKYFGGVVADKSIASEEQKALDDDLKAVAAGTYERVRKKMEDLRVADAISEIFVLFKRCNKYIDETEPWVLAKDEAKADRLASVLYHLVESIVIGASLLEPFMPATAEKIAAQLNTSLRSFEELTSFGKYPSGNKVTETPEILFARLDAKEVLEKVETLFESGTQAGQTQEQAVSEDVIDIEPKPEITYDDFDKLQFQVGEIIACEAVQKSKKLLCSKVRIGSQVKQIVSGIKQYYSPEEMVGKKVMVLVNLKPATLAGVVSEGMLLCAEDKDGNLALMIPEKTMPAGAEIC; this is encoded by the coding sequence ATGAGTAAAGGAAAATATTACATCACCACCGCTATTGCCTACACCTCCGGCAAACCGCATATTGGCAACAGCTATGAAATCGTGCTTGCCGATAGCATTGCAAGATTCAAGAGGAAAGACGGCTATGACGTGTTCTTCCAGACGGGAACAGACGAGCATGGACAGAAAATCGAAATAAAAGCGCAGGAAGCCGGTGTCACTCCCAAAGAATATGTGGATAACGTTGCGGGAACGATCAAAGACTTGTGGAATCTTATGGATACCTCCTATGATAAATTTATCCGTACCACGGATACCTACCACGAGAAGCAGGTACAGAAAATCTTCAGGCGCCTGTACGAGCAAGGTGACATTTATAAAGGGGCATACGAAGGAATGTACTGCACCCCCTGCGAATCCTTTTGGACGGAATCCCAGCTTGTAGATGGAAAATGCCCGGATTGCGGAGGAGAGGTAAAGCCTGCAAAGGAAGAAGCGTATTTCTTCAAAATGAGCAAATATGCGGATAGGCTCATCGCGCATATCAATGAGCATCCGGAGTTCATACAGCCAGTATCCCGCAAAAACGAAATGATGAATAATTTTCTGCTTCCGGGACTGCAGGATCTATGCGTGTCCAGAACCTCCTTCAAATGGGGAATTCCCGTAGACTTCGACGAAGGCCATGTTGTCTACGTGTGGCTGGACGCACTTACCAACTATATTACCGGAATCGGCTATGACTGTGACGGAAACAGTACCGAGCAGTATAAAAAGCTCTGGCCTGCAGACCTTCACCTGATCGGAAAAGATATTATCCGTTTCCATACGATTTACTGGCCTATTTTCCTTATGGCCCTGGGCGAGGAGCTGCCTAAGCAGGTATTCGGTCACCCGTGGCTGCTGCAGGGAGACGGCAAGATGAGCAAATCAAAGGGGAATGTCCTGTATGCGGACGATCTGGCAGACTTTTTCGGGGTGGATGCGGTACGCTACTTCGTGCTTCATGAGATGCCTTTCGAAAATGACGGCGTGATTTCGTGGGAGCTTATGGTGGAAAGACTTAATTCCGATTTGGCGAATACCCTCGGCAATCTGGTAAACAGGACGATTTCTATGAGTAACAAATATTTCGGTGGAGTCGTTGCGGATAAGAGTATCGCATCTGAAGAGCAGAAGGCTTTGGACGATGATTTGAAGGCTGTCGCAGCCGGAACCTATGAAAGAGTGAGAAAGAAGATGGAAGATTTGAGAGTGGCGGATGCCATATCGGAAATCTTCGTACTTTTCAAACGATGTAATAAGTATATTGATGAAACGGAGCCGTGGGTGCTGGCAAAAGACGAGGCTAAAGCCGATAGGCTGGCTTCGGTGCTCTATCATCTGGTAGAGAGCATTGTCATCGGCGCTTCTTTGCTGGAACCTTTTATGCCGGCCACTGCCGAAAAGATCGCGGCTCAGTTAAACACCTCTTTAAGAAGCTTTGAGGAGCTTACAAGTTTTGGAAAATATCCTTCCGGCAATAAAGTGACCGAGACTCCGGAAATCTTGTTCGCACGGTTGGATGCAAAAGAAGTGCTGGAAAAGGTGGAGACGCTGTTCGAATCCGGAACGCAGGCAGGACAGACACAGGAACAAGCGGTTTCTGAGGATGTGATCGATATCGAACCGAAGCCGGAGATCACTTACGATGACTTTGATAAACTGCAATTCCAGGTAGGTGAGATCATCGCCTGTGAAGCAGTGCAAAAGTCCAAAAAGCTGCTTTGTTCCAAAGTGCGCATCGGCAGTCAGGTGAAACAAATCGTATCCGGCATTAAGCAATATTATTCTCCGGAGGAAATGGTGGGTAAGAAAGTAATGGTACTGGTGAACCTCAAGCCGGCGACTTTGGCGGGAGTCGTATCCGAAGGAATGCTTTTGTGTGCGGAAGATAAGGACGGCAATCTGGCCCTCATGATTCCGGAAAAGACGATGCCTGCAGGCGCGGAGATCTGCTAA